The Verrucomicrobiota bacterium genomic interval CACGGGCCGTGAGGTAGAGTTATGAGTTATCTTTTAGATACGTGTGTTTTGTCTGAGTTTACAAAACCAGCCCCTTAGCCACTTTGATTGCATGGATGCAAAAACAGGATGAAGAAACCCTTTTCCTGAGTTGCCTGACTTTAGGTGAACTCGAAAAAGGTGTGGCCAAAATGGCTCATTCAAAACGGAAAACCCTTTTGAGTGGCTGGATCAACCACGACCTACCTGTCCGTTTCCAAGGAAGGATATTGACCATTGACGCAAATATCGCACGGAGATGGGGGCGGGCATGTGCTGAATCCGAAGGTGCGTGGAGAAAACGGCCTGTGATCACCTCTCTGATAGCGATTACTGCTATCGAACACGGACTGACGGTGGTTACCCGGAATGAATCCGATATGAAAGATACCGGGGTAAAAATATTTAATCCTTGGGTTTCAAATTGATTGAATCCCATAAAAAAG includes:
- a CDS encoding type II toxin-antitoxin system VapC family toxin; the protein is MQKQDEETLFLSCLTLGELEKGVAKMAHSKRKTLLSGWINHDLPVRFQGRILTIDANIARRWGRACAESEGAWRKRPVITSLIAITAIEHGLTVVTRNESDMKDTGVKIFNPWVSN